In a genomic window of Halalkalicoccus sp. CG83:
- a CDS encoding fluoride efflux transporter FluC, with product MDQQRPSRRLETLALVAAGGFLGSIARYGVALLVPGLAGTFVVNATGSAALGYVLYTATTTERIPRRVRLLAATGFLSSYTTYSTFALETLGVHPVVGLANVIGSYACGFGAALFGRRIALGGRRWR from the coding sequence ATGGATCAGCAACGGCCCTCGCGCCGCCTCGAGACGCTCGCTTTAGTGGCCGCCGGCGGCTTTCTGGGGTCGATCGCCCGTTACGGCGTGGCACTGCTCGTACCGGGACTGGCCGGGACCTTCGTCGTCAACGCCACCGGGAGCGCGGCCCTCGGGTACGTTCTCTACACCGCGACCACCACCGAGCGCATCCCTCGTCGTGTGCGCCTGTTGGCCGCGACCGGATTTCTCTCCTCGTATACCACCTACAGCACGTTCGCCCTCGAGACGCTCGGCGTCCATCCGGTCGTGGGGCTGGCGAACGTCATCGGGAGCTACGCCTGTGGCTTCGGGGCCGCCCTGTTCGGCAGGCGAATCGCGCTCGGAGGGCGGCGATGGCGATGA